A section of the Sphingomonas ginsenosidivorax genome encodes:
- a CDS encoding GNAT family N-acetyltransferase: MTALTARIAQGVTTIDAVDWDACAGTSNPFVGHAFLAALEESVSVNGRSGWQALPIVIDGADGRPAAIAPAYAKSHSQGEYVFDQGWADAWERAGGQYYPKLQIAAPFSPVPGPRLLLRDPDLAPALIAALEAVTDQSGLSSAHATFIAPDEVPLFEAAGWLIRQGTQFHWRNDGYAGFDDFLGALSSRKRKAIRKERVAAVEGLTIRHLTGAEITPAHWDAFWVFYQDTGARKWGQPYLTRRFFDLLGSAMADRILLIFAERDGVAVAGALNLIGDDTLYGRYWGATEEVPFLHFELCYYQAIDAAIARGLTTVEAGAQGEHKLARGYSPVATYSAHYIPDPGFRRAIADYLVREREAVAADRDCLQELTPFRRGDPQAG; the protein is encoded by the coding sequence ATGACCGCACTCACCGCTCGCATCGCCCAAGGCGTCACGACGATCGACGCCGTGGATTGGGACGCGTGCGCAGGCACGAGTAATCCGTTCGTCGGCCATGCCTTCCTCGCTGCACTCGAAGAATCGGTCAGCGTCAACGGCCGCTCGGGCTGGCAGGCGTTGCCGATCGTCATCGACGGCGCCGACGGCCGCCCCGCCGCGATCGCCCCCGCCTATGCCAAGAGCCACAGCCAGGGCGAATATGTCTTCGACCAGGGCTGGGCCGACGCGTGGGAGCGGGCCGGGGGGCAGTATTATCCGAAGCTGCAGATCGCGGCGCCGTTCAGCCCGGTGCCCGGACCCCGGCTGCTGCTGCGCGACCCGGATCTCGCGCCCGCGCTGATCGCCGCGCTCGAGGCAGTGACCGACCAGAGCGGGCTGTCGTCCGCGCACGCGACCTTCATTGCGCCCGACGAGGTGCCGCTGTTCGAGGCGGCGGGGTGGCTGATCCGCCAGGGCACGCAGTTCCACTGGCGCAACGACGGCTATGCAGGGTTCGACGACTTCCTCGGTGCGCTGTCGTCACGCAAGCGGAAAGCGATCCGCAAGGAGCGGGTCGCGGCGGTCGAGGGGCTGACGATCCGGCACCTGACCGGCGCCGAGATAACGCCGGCGCACTGGGACGCGTTCTGGGTGTTCTACCAGGATACCGGCGCGCGCAAATGGGGGCAGCCCTATCTGACGCGGCGCTTCTTCGACCTGCTGGGGTCCGCAATGGCGGATCGCATCCTGCTGATCTTCGCCGAGCGCGACGGGGTGGCCGTAGCGGGCGCACTCAACCTGATCGGCGACGATACGCTGTACGGGCGCTATTGGGGCGCGACCGAGGAGGTGCCGTTCCTCCATTTCGAGCTCTGCTATTACCAGGCGATCGACGCCGCGATCGCGCGCGGGCTGACGACGGTCGAGGCGGGCGCACAGGGCGAGCACAAGCTGGCGCGCGGCTATTCGCCGGTCGCGACCTATTCCGCGCACTATATCCCCGATCCCGGCTTCCGCCGCGCGATCGCCGACTATCTGGTGCGCGAGCGCGAGGCAGTCGCGGCGGACCGCGACTGCCTGCAGGAGCTCACTCCGTTCCGGCGGGGCGATCCTCAAGCCGGTTGA
- the dnaJ gene encoding molecular chaperone DnaJ, which yields MSTQVDYYELLECERTADAGTIKSSYRKLAMKYHPDKNSGCKDSESKFKAVSEAYDCLKDPQKRAAYDRFGHAAFQNGGGGQQSQGFGDFGDIFESVFGEFMGGGQRGGGRTAARRGADLRYDMEVTLDEAYHGKATEITVDVSAPCDTCDGSGARPGTRAKTCQHCGGHGKVRAQQGFFVVERACPVCAGAGQVIADPCPDCRGEGRVEKTKTLSVNVPPGVDEGTRIRLTGEGEAGARGSPAGDLYIFLHVAKHRLFEREGTTLFARAPVSFTVAALGGSLSIPGLDGQNHEVKIPAGIQSGKQLRQRGAGMPVLQGRGHGDLVIQIDVETPTRLSLRQKELLEAFRETETGDECPASQGFFAKLKGVFAAE from the coding sequence ATGAGTACCCAGGTCGATTATTACGAACTGCTCGAATGCGAGCGGACCGCGGATGCGGGGACGATCAAGTCGTCCTATCGCAAGCTCGCGATGAAATATCACCCCGACAAGAATTCGGGGTGCAAGGACTCCGAATCGAAGTTCAAGGCGGTCAGCGAGGCGTATGACTGCCTCAAGGACCCGCAGAAGCGCGCGGCCTATGACCGCTTCGGCCATGCCGCGTTCCAGAATGGCGGCGGCGGCCAGCAGAGCCAGGGCTTCGGCGATTTCGGCGACATCTTCGAATCCGTCTTCGGCGAATTCATGGGCGGCGGGCAGCGCGGCGGTGGCCGCACGGCCGCGCGGCGCGGTGCGGACCTGCGCTACGACATGGAGGTCACGCTCGACGAGGCGTATCACGGCAAGGCGACCGAGATCACCGTCGACGTGTCGGCACCATGCGATACCTGCGACGGCTCGGGCGCACGCCCCGGCACGCGCGCGAAGACGTGCCAGCATTGCGGCGGCCACGGCAAGGTCCGCGCGCAGCAGGGCTTCTTTGTCGTCGAGCGCGCCTGCCCGGTCTGCGCCGGCGCAGGCCAGGTGATCGCCGACCCGTGTCCGGACTGCCGCGGCGAGGGCCGCGTCGAGAAGACCAAGACGCTCAGCGTCAACGTGCCGCCGGGTGTCGACGAGGGCACGCGGATCCGCCTGACCGGCGAAGGCGAGGCCGGCGCGCGCGGTTCGCCCGCGGGCGACCTTTACATCTTCCTCCACGTCGCCAAGCACCGCCTGTTCGAGCGCGAGGGCACGACGCTGTTCGCGCGTGCGCCGGTCAGCTTCACGGTCGCGGCGCTGGGCGGATCGCTGTCGATCCCCGGGCTCGACGGGCAGAACCACGAGGTCAAGATCCCCGCCGGGATCCAGTCCGGCAAGCAGCTCCGCCAGCGCGGCGCCGGCATGCCGGTGCTGCAGGGCCGCGGCCACGGCGACCTGGTGATCCAGATCGACGTCGAGACGCCGACCCGGCTGTCGCTGCGCCAGAAGGAATTGCTCGAGGCGTTCCGCGAGACCGAGACGGGCGACGAATGCCCGGCGAGCCAGGGGTTCTTCGCGAAGCTGAAGGGCGTGTTCGCGGCGGAGTGA
- a CDS encoding RidA family protein has protein sequence MTDRIDRKLEELGLALPQAAAPVAAYVPTVLAGNLLHVSGQLPFKDGQLVTGRLGDGVSIEDAQEAARLCGLMILAQVKAALGGSLGRVERIVKLGVFVNSTGDFTDQPKVANGASELMVALFGDAGKHARSAVGVPVLPLGAAVEIDAIVQVAA, from the coding sequence ATGACCGATCGTATCGACCGCAAGCTCGAAGAGCTTGGCCTTGCGCTGCCGCAGGCCGCCGCCCCCGTCGCCGCCTATGTGCCGACCGTCCTCGCAGGCAATCTGCTCCATGTCTCGGGCCAGCTGCCGTTCAAGGACGGCCAGCTCGTCACCGGTCGCCTCGGCGACGGCGTCAGCATCGAGGATGCGCAGGAGGCCGCCCGGCTGTGCGGGCTGATGATCCTGGCGCAGGTCAAGGCGGCGCTCGGCGGTTCGCTCGGCCGCGTCGAGCGGATCGTCAAGCTCGGCGTGTTCGTGAACTCCACCGGCGACTTCACCGACCAGCCCAAGGTCGCCAATGGCGCCTCCGAACTGATGGTCGCGCTGTTCGGCGACGCCGGCAAGCATGCGCGCTCGGCAGTCGGCGTGCCCGTGCTGCCGCTCGGCGCCGCGGTCGAGATCGACGCGATCGTGCAGGTTGCCGCGTAA